In Malus sylvestris chromosome 15, drMalSylv7.2, whole genome shotgun sequence, a single genomic region encodes these proteins:
- the LOC126605313 gene encoding indole-3-pyruvate monooxygenase YUCCA2-like, which produces MDFLKELEGKRVHDPFAANMATKPTAKRIWVLGPIIVGAGPSGLAVAACLKEKGIPSLILERANCIASLWQLKTYDRLRLHLPKKFCELILMPFPSDFPTYPTKQQFVGYLNAYAENFDLKPAFNRTVVSARYDSRCEHWFVNTLGLKNEETEYVCQWLIVATGENAEEVVPQFEGVSEFGGPIVHTSSYKSGELFRGKKVLVVGSGNSGMEVSLDLCNYNARPSLVVKDSVHILPQEILGISTFGLSMWLLKWLPMRFVDHLLLLVARFMLGDTARFGIYRPERGPLELKSMTGKTPVLDIGTLAKIKTGHIKVCKAVKQLKHQAVEFIDGRVENFDAIIYATGYRSNVMSWLKETSMFSEKDGLPRKPFPNGWKGECGLYSVGFTQRGLLGASLDARRIAEDIEHSWKAEATHFMAFTTCALPPPPPPQPAASIN; this is translated from the exons ATGGACTTTCTGAAAGAATTGGAAGGAAAGCGAGTTCATGATCCTTTTGCAGCAAACATGGCAACTAAACCTACAGCAAAGCGCATATGGGTTCTGGGGCCCATCATCGTCGGAGCTGGTCCTTCTGGCTTAGCAGTTGCTGCTTGTCTTAAAGAAAAAGGTATTCCAAGCTTGATCCTTGAAAGGGCTAACTGCATAGCTTCGTTATGGCAGCTCAAGACCTACGACCGTCTCCGGCTTCATCTACCCAAGAAATTCTGTGAGCTCATACTCATGCCATTCCCTTCAGATTTTCCCACTTACCCAACAAAGCAGCAGTTTGTGGGTTACCTAAATGCTTACGCGGAAAATTTTGATTTGAAGCCTGCTTTCAACAGGACAGTGGTGAGTGCAAGGTATGATAGTAGATGTGAGCATTGGTTTGTTAATACTTTGGGATTGAAAAATGAGGAGACTGAGTATGTTTGTCAATGGCTAATTGTTGCCACTGGTGAAAATGCTGAGGAAGTTGTACCACAATTTGAAGGGGTGAGTGAGTTTGGTGGGCCTATCGTCCACACTAGCTCTTACAAGAGTGGTGAGTTGTTTAGGGGAAAGAAGGTTTTGGTGGTTGGATCTGGTAATTCAGGCATGGAGGTTAGTTTGGATCTATGCAACTACAATGCACGCCCTTCCCTAGTCGTAAAAGATTCG gtgcacaTCTTGCCGCAAGAGATACTGGGAATATCAACTTTTGGATTGTCCATGTGGTTGCTCAAGTGGCTCCCCATGCGCTTTGTGGATCATCTTTTGCTTCTTGTTGCACGCTTCATGCTCGGAGACACTGCTCGGTTTGGAATCTACCGCCCTGAGCGTGGCCCTCTTGAGCTCAAGAGCATGACTGGCAAGACACCTGTTTTGGACATTGGCACCCTTGCTAAGATCAAAACTGGCCACATCAAG GTTTGCAAGGCAGTAAAGCAACTAAAGCATCAAGCTGTGGAGTTTATAGATGGAAGAGTAGAGAATTTCGATGCCATCATTTATGCAACGGGCTACAGAAGTAATGTAATGTCTTGGTTGAAG GAAACTAGCATGTTTTCTGAAAAAGATGGGTTGCCTCGGAAGCCATTCCCGAACGGATGGAAAGGGGAATGTGGGTTGTACTCAGTGGGGTTTACACAACGTGGTCTGCTGGGTGCATCTCTTGATGCAAGGAGAATTGCAGAGGATATTGAGCATAGCTGGAAAGCTGAGGCCACGCATTTCATGGCTTTCACTACTTGTGCACtgccaccgccaccaccaccacaacctgCTGCTTCAATTAATTAA